The proteins below are encoded in one region of Saccopteryx leptura isolate mSacLep1 chromosome 1, mSacLep1_pri_phased_curated, whole genome shotgun sequence:
- the ASCL1 gene encoding achaete-scute homolog 1 encodes MESSAKMESGGAGQQPQPQPQPPFLPPAACFFATAAAAAAAAAAAAAQSAQQPPPPPQVPQLSPAAGGQPSGGGHKSAPKQVKRQRSSSPELMRCKRRLNFSGFGYSLPQQQPAAVARRNERERNRVKLVNLGFATLREHVPNGAANKKMSKVETLRSAVEYIRALQQLLDEHDAVSAAFQAGVLSPTISPNYSNDLNSMAGSPVSSYSSDEGSYDPLSPEEQELLDFTNWF; translated from the coding sequence ATGGAGAGCTCTGCCAAGATGGAGAGCGGCGGCGCCGGCCAGCAGCCGCAGCCGCAGCCCCAGCCGCCCTTCCTGCCGCCCGCAGCCTGCTTCTTCGccacggcggcggcggcggcggcggcagcggcggcagcggcggcgcaGAGCGcgcagcagccgccgccgccgccgcaggtGCCGCAGCTGAGCCCGGCGGCCGGCGGCCAGCCCTCAGGGGGCGGTCACAAGTCAGCGCCCAAGCAAGTCAAGCGGCAGCGCTCGTCCTCGCCCGAACTGATGCGCTGCAAACGCCGGCTCAACTTCAGCGGCTTCGGCTACAGCCTGCCGCAGCAGCAGCCGGCCGCCGTGGCGCGCCGCAACGAGCGCGAGCGCAACCGCGTCAAGCTGGTCAACCTGGGTTTCGCCACCCTCCGGGAGCACGTCCCCAACGGCGCGGCCAACAAGAAGATGAGCAAGGTGGAGACGCTGCGCTCCGCGGTCGAGTACATCCGCGCGCTGCAGCAGCTGCTGGACGAGCACGACGCTGTGAGCGCCGCCTTCCAGGCCGGCGTCCTGTCGCCCACCATCTCCCCCAACTACTCCAACGACTTGAACTCCATGGCCGGCTCGCCGGTCTCATCCTACTCTTCGGACGAGGGTTCTTACGACCCCCTCAGTCCCGAGGAGCAAGAGCTGCTCGACTTCACCAACTGGTTCTGA